Proteins from a single region of Bombus pascuorum chromosome 5, iyBomPasc1.1, whole genome shotgun sequence:
- the LOC132906874 gene encoding single-stranded DNA-binding protein 3 isoform X1, whose translation MYAKGKGTTVPSDSQAREKLALYVYEYLLHVGAQKAAQTFLSEIRWEKNITLGEPPGFLHSWWCVFWDLYSAAPERRDSCEHSNEAKAFHDYGFVNSGYGVNGIAHNAGPAPSPIGQMPPNDGMPGGPMPPAFFPNNSTMRPSPPTHPSSQPSPQHPQPPPPPHSQMMSTQFMGPRYPAGPRPGVRMPQMGNDFNGPPGQPMMPNSMDPTRQGEAGEFVGWQAPPGMNPMNPRMNPPRGPGMGPMGPGSYGPGMRGPPPNSSLGPGGPGGPGMPPMSMAGPGGRQQWQPNTSTPMNYSSSSPGNYGGPPGSTGPPGPGTPIMPSPQDSSNSGGENMYTMMKPVPGGNMPGDFPMSGGPEGGPMGPMGPNTMGPVLNGDGLDGMKNSPANGGPGTPREDSGSGMGDYNLGGFGGPGENDQTESAAILKIKESMQEEAKRFEKDSDHPDYYIQ comes from the exons ATGTACGCAAAGGGAAAGGGGACTACGGTACCCTCAGATTCTCAAGCGAGAGAAAA gTTAGCCCTGTATGTGTACGAGTACTTATTACATGTTGGTGCACAAAAGGCGGCGCAGACATTTTTGTCAGAG ATACGATGGGAAAAAAATATCACTCTTGGTGAACCGCCCGGATTTTTGCATTCTTGGTGGTG TGTATTTTGGGACCTATATTCAGCAGCACCAGAACGACGAGATTCCTGTGAACACAGCAATGAAGCTAAAGCTTTTCATGATTAT GGTTTTGTGAATAGTGGTTATGGTGTTAATGGCATTGCCCAT AATGCTGGTCCAGCGCCTTCACCTATAGGACAAATGCCACCTAACGATGGTATGCCTGGTGGTCCAATGCCTCCTGCTTTCTTTCCA AACAACTCGACAATGCGACCATCTCCGCCCACACACCCCTCATCACAGCCATCCCCCCAGCACCCCCAGCCACCCCCGCCTCCACACTCGCAGATGATGTCCACTCAG TTCATGGGTCCTCGATATCCTGCTGGACCAAGACCTGGAGTACGTATGCCACAAATGGGAAATGATTTTAATGGG ccaCCTGGACAACCGATGATGCCAAATAGTATGGACCCAACTAGGCAAG GCGAAGCTGGAGAATTTGTAGGGTGGCAAG CTCCTCCAGGCATGAATCCTATGAATCCAAGGATGAATCCTCCACGAGGACCAGGAATGGGTCCAATGGGACCGGGAAGTTACGGACCTGGAATGAGAGGACCACCACCTAATAGTAGTTTGGGACCTGGAGGTCCAGGAGGCCCTGGTATGCCTCCAATGAGTATGGCTGGACCAGGAGGTAGACAACAATGGCAACCTAATACATCCACG ccAATGAATTATTCATCATCATCACCTGGTAATTACGGGGGTCCACCTGGTTCAACAGGTCCTCCAGGCCCAGGTACACCAATTATGCCCAGCCCTCAAGATAGTAGTAATAGCGGTGgtgaaaatatgtataccaTGATGAAACCTGTACCTGGAGGAAATATGCCTGGT GATTTTCCAATGAGTGGTGGGCCAGAAGGTGGTCCGATGGGTCCTATGGGACCAAACACAATGGGTCCTGTGTTGAATGGTGATGGCCTTGATGGAATGAAAAACAGTCCTGCTAACGGTGGTCCTGGGACACCTCGGGAAGATAGTGGAAGTGGAATGGGTGATTATAATCTGGGTGGTTTTGGAGGCCCTGGTGAAAAT
- the LOC132906874 gene encoding single-stranded DNA-binding protein 3 isoform X5 — protein MYAKGKGTTVPSDSQAREKLALYVYEYLLHVGAQKAAQTFLSEIRWEKNITLGEPPGFLHSWWCVFWDLYSAAPERRDSCEHSNEAKAFHDYGFVNSGYGVNGIAHNAGPAPSPIGQMPPNDGMPGGPMPPAFFPNNSTMRPSPPTHPSSQPSPQHPQPPPPPHSQMMSTQFMGPRYPAGPRPGVRMPQMGNDFNGPPGQPMMPNSMDPTRQGEAGEFVGWQAPPGMNPMNPRMNPPRGPGMGPMGPGSYGPGMRGPPPNSSLGPGGPGGPGMPPMSMAGPGGRQQWQPNTSTPMNYSSSSPGNYGGPPGSTGPPGPGTPIMPSPQDSSNSGGENMYTMMKPVPGGNMPGDFPMSGGPEGGPMGPMGPNTMGPVLNGDGLDGMKNSPANGGPGTPREDSGSGMGDYNLGGFGGPGENFF, from the exons ATGTACGCAAAGGGAAAGGGGACTACGGTACCCTCAGATTCTCAAGCGAGAGAAAA gTTAGCCCTGTATGTGTACGAGTACTTATTACATGTTGGTGCACAAAAGGCGGCGCAGACATTTTTGTCAGAG ATACGATGGGAAAAAAATATCACTCTTGGTGAACCGCCCGGATTTTTGCATTCTTGGTGGTG TGTATTTTGGGACCTATATTCAGCAGCACCAGAACGACGAGATTCCTGTGAACACAGCAATGAAGCTAAAGCTTTTCATGATTAT GGTTTTGTGAATAGTGGTTATGGTGTTAATGGCATTGCCCAT AATGCTGGTCCAGCGCCTTCACCTATAGGACAAATGCCACCTAACGATGGTATGCCTGGTGGTCCAATGCCTCCTGCTTTCTTTCCA AACAACTCGACAATGCGACCATCTCCGCCCACACACCCCTCATCACAGCCATCCCCCCAGCACCCCCAGCCACCCCCGCCTCCACACTCGCAGATGATGTCCACTCAG TTCATGGGTCCTCGATATCCTGCTGGACCAAGACCTGGAGTACGTATGCCACAAATGGGAAATGATTTTAATGGG ccaCCTGGACAACCGATGATGCCAAATAGTATGGACCCAACTAGGCAAG GCGAAGCTGGAGAATTTGTAGGGTGGCAAG CTCCTCCAGGCATGAATCCTATGAATCCAAGGATGAATCCTCCACGAGGACCAGGAATGGGTCCAATGGGACCGGGAAGTTACGGACCTGGAATGAGAGGACCACCACCTAATAGTAGTTTGGGACCTGGAGGTCCAGGAGGCCCTGGTATGCCTCCAATGAGTATGGCTGGACCAGGAGGTAGACAACAATGGCAACCTAATACATCCACG ccAATGAATTATTCATCATCATCACCTGGTAATTACGGGGGTCCACCTGGTTCAACAGGTCCTCCAGGCCCAGGTACACCAATTATGCCCAGCCCTCAAGATAGTAGTAATAGCGGTGgtgaaaatatgtataccaTGATGAAACCTGTACCTGGAGGAAATATGCCTGGT GATTTTCCAATGAGTGGTGGGCCAGAAGGTGGTCCGATGGGTCCTATGGGACCAAACACAATGGGTCCTGTGTTGAATGGTGATGGCCTTGATGGAATGAAAAACAGTCCTGCTAACGGTGGTCCTGGGACACCTCGGGAAGATAGTGGAAGTGGAATGGGTGATTATAATCTGGGTGGTTTTGGAGGCCCTGGTGAAAAT
- the LOC132906874 gene encoding single-stranded DNA-binding protein 3 isoform X6: MYAKGKGTTVPSDSQAREKLALYVYEYLLHVGAQKAAQTFLSEIRWEKNITLGEPPGFLHSWWCVFWDLYSAAPERRDSCEHSNEAKAFHDYGFVNSGYGVNGIAHNAGPAPSPIGQMPPNDGMPGGPMPPAFFPFMGPRYPAGPRPGVRMPQMGNDFNGPPGQPMMPNSMDPTRQGEAGEFVGWQAPPGMNPMNPRMNPPRGPGMGPMGPGSYGPGMRGPPPNSSLGPGGPGGPGMPPMSMAGPGGRQQWQPNTSTPMNYSSSSPGNYGGPPGSTGPPGPGTPIMPSPQDSSNSGGENMYTMMKPVPGGNMPGDFPMSGGPEGGPMGPMGPNTMGPVLNGDGLDGMKNSPANGGPGTPREDSGSGMGDYNLGGFGGPGENDQTESAAILKIKESMQEEAKRFEKDSDHPDYYIQ, encoded by the exons ATGTACGCAAAGGGAAAGGGGACTACGGTACCCTCAGATTCTCAAGCGAGAGAAAA gTTAGCCCTGTATGTGTACGAGTACTTATTACATGTTGGTGCACAAAAGGCGGCGCAGACATTTTTGTCAGAG ATACGATGGGAAAAAAATATCACTCTTGGTGAACCGCCCGGATTTTTGCATTCTTGGTGGTG TGTATTTTGGGACCTATATTCAGCAGCACCAGAACGACGAGATTCCTGTGAACACAGCAATGAAGCTAAAGCTTTTCATGATTAT GGTTTTGTGAATAGTGGTTATGGTGTTAATGGCATTGCCCAT AATGCTGGTCCAGCGCCTTCACCTATAGGACAAATGCCACCTAACGATGGTATGCCTGGTGGTCCAATGCCTCCTGCTTTCTTTCCA TTCATGGGTCCTCGATATCCTGCTGGACCAAGACCTGGAGTACGTATGCCACAAATGGGAAATGATTTTAATGGG ccaCCTGGACAACCGATGATGCCAAATAGTATGGACCCAACTAGGCAAG GCGAAGCTGGAGAATTTGTAGGGTGGCAAG CTCCTCCAGGCATGAATCCTATGAATCCAAGGATGAATCCTCCACGAGGACCAGGAATGGGTCCAATGGGACCGGGAAGTTACGGACCTGGAATGAGAGGACCACCACCTAATAGTAGTTTGGGACCTGGAGGTCCAGGAGGCCCTGGTATGCCTCCAATGAGTATGGCTGGACCAGGAGGTAGACAACAATGGCAACCTAATACATCCACG ccAATGAATTATTCATCATCATCACCTGGTAATTACGGGGGTCCACCTGGTTCAACAGGTCCTCCAGGCCCAGGTACACCAATTATGCCCAGCCCTCAAGATAGTAGTAATAGCGGTGgtgaaaatatgtataccaTGATGAAACCTGTACCTGGAGGAAATATGCCTGGT GATTTTCCAATGAGTGGTGGGCCAGAAGGTGGTCCGATGGGTCCTATGGGACCAAACACAATGGGTCCTGTGTTGAATGGTGATGGCCTTGATGGAATGAAAAACAGTCCTGCTAACGGTGGTCCTGGGACACCTCGGGAAGATAGTGGAAGTGGAATGGGTGATTATAATCTGGGTGGTTTTGGAGGCCCTGGTGAAAAT
- the LOC132906880 gene encoding ubiquitin-like-conjugating enzyme ATG10, with protein MDGPGTITWDEFLENAERFVEMSNEISDGWELRGNKNVPGEAYIVRQGRQYICSNSNLNNYSTSNNNDSADDFDFVLKQDPFEATCPIEKPLVTEHHVLWSMSYSVPILYFNGWKSDFPGINPISVEEAQSLVCNGELKYKDLSQAIHPILGTPFLHLHPCMSHELLQITSNSKNKIVSWLSTVAPVALNFKLRPEYCQLTM; from the exons ATGGACGGTCCAGGTACGATCACGTGGGATGAATTTCTCGAAAATGCTGAAAGGTTCGTAGAAATGTCGAATGAAATCTCTGACGGATGGGAACTTCGAGGTAATAAG AATGTGCCAGGAGAGGCATACATTGTCCGCCAAGGGAGACAATACATATGCAGTAATAGtaacttaaataattattcgacATCAAACAATAACGACTCCGCTGATGATTTCGACTTTGTATTAAAACAAGATCCTTTCGAGGCCACTTGTCCTATCGAGAAACCATTAGTTACAGAACATCACGTGTTATGGTCCATGAGCTACAGCGTCccgatactttattttaatggATGGAAATCAG ATTTCCCAGGTATTAATCCAATATCCGTGGAAGAAGCACAATCCCTCGTTTGTAACGGAGAATTGAAATACAAGGATTTATCTCAAGCTATACATCCTATATTAGGTACACCTTTTCTACACTTGCATCCTTGTATGTCTCATGAgcttttacaaattacaagtaACAG taaaaacaaaatagtCAGTTGGTTGAGTACTGTCGCTCCCGTTGCCCTTAATTTTAAGCTACGTCCTGAATATTGTCAGTTAACTATGTAA
- the LOC132906874 gene encoding single-stranded DNA-binding protein 3 isoform X2, whose product MYAKGKGTTVPSDSQAREKLALYVYEYLLHVGAQKAAQTFLSEIRWEKNITLGEPPGFLHSWWCVFWDLYSAAPERRDSCEHSNEAKAFHDYGFVNSGYGVNGIAHNAGPAPSPIGQMPPNDGMPGGPMPPAFFPNNSTMRPSPPTHPSSQPSPQHPQPPPPPHSQMMSTQFMGPRYPAGPRPGVRMPQMGNDFNGPPGQPMMPNSMDPTRQAPPGMNPMNPRMNPPRGPGMGPMGPGSYGPGMRGPPPNSSLGPGGPGGPGMPPMSMAGPGGRQQWQPNTSTPMNYSSSSPGNYGGPPGSTGPPGPGTPIMPSPQDSSNSGGENMYTMMKPVPGGNMPGDFPMSGGPEGGPMGPMGPNTMGPVLNGDGLDGMKNSPANGGPGTPREDSGSGMGDYNLGGFGGPGENDQTESAAILKIKESMQEEAKRFEKDSDHPDYYIQ is encoded by the exons ATGTACGCAAAGGGAAAGGGGACTACGGTACCCTCAGATTCTCAAGCGAGAGAAAA gTTAGCCCTGTATGTGTACGAGTACTTATTACATGTTGGTGCACAAAAGGCGGCGCAGACATTTTTGTCAGAG ATACGATGGGAAAAAAATATCACTCTTGGTGAACCGCCCGGATTTTTGCATTCTTGGTGGTG TGTATTTTGGGACCTATATTCAGCAGCACCAGAACGACGAGATTCCTGTGAACACAGCAATGAAGCTAAAGCTTTTCATGATTAT GGTTTTGTGAATAGTGGTTATGGTGTTAATGGCATTGCCCAT AATGCTGGTCCAGCGCCTTCACCTATAGGACAAATGCCACCTAACGATGGTATGCCTGGTGGTCCAATGCCTCCTGCTTTCTTTCCA AACAACTCGACAATGCGACCATCTCCGCCCACACACCCCTCATCACAGCCATCCCCCCAGCACCCCCAGCCACCCCCGCCTCCACACTCGCAGATGATGTCCACTCAG TTCATGGGTCCTCGATATCCTGCTGGACCAAGACCTGGAGTACGTATGCCACAAATGGGAAATGATTTTAATGGG ccaCCTGGACAACCGATGATGCCAAATAGTATGGACCCAACTAGGCAAG CTCCTCCAGGCATGAATCCTATGAATCCAAGGATGAATCCTCCACGAGGACCAGGAATGGGTCCAATGGGACCGGGAAGTTACGGACCTGGAATGAGAGGACCACCACCTAATAGTAGTTTGGGACCTGGAGGTCCAGGAGGCCCTGGTATGCCTCCAATGAGTATGGCTGGACCAGGAGGTAGACAACAATGGCAACCTAATACATCCACG ccAATGAATTATTCATCATCATCACCTGGTAATTACGGGGGTCCACCTGGTTCAACAGGTCCTCCAGGCCCAGGTACACCAATTATGCCCAGCCCTCAAGATAGTAGTAATAGCGGTGgtgaaaatatgtataccaTGATGAAACCTGTACCTGGAGGAAATATGCCTGGT GATTTTCCAATGAGTGGTGGGCCAGAAGGTGGTCCGATGGGTCCTATGGGACCAAACACAATGGGTCCTGTGTTGAATGGTGATGGCCTTGATGGAATGAAAAACAGTCCTGCTAACGGTGGTCCTGGGACACCTCGGGAAGATAGTGGAAGTGGAATGGGTGATTATAATCTGGGTGGTTTTGGAGGCCCTGGTGAAAAT
- the LOC132906874 gene encoding single-stranded DNA-binding protein 3 isoform X7, with protein sequence MYAKGKGTTVPSDSQAREKLALYVYEYLLHVGAQKAAQTFLSEIRWEKNITLGEPPGFLHSWWCVFWDLYSAAPERRDSCEHSNEAKAFHDYGFVNSGYGVNGIAHNAGPAPSPIGQMPPNDGMPGGPMPPAFFPFMGPRYPAGPRPGVRMPQMGNDFNGPPGQPMMPNSMDPTRQAPPGMNPMNPRMNPPRGPGMGPMGPGSYGPGMRGPPPNSSLGPGGPGGPGMPPMSMAGPGGRQQWQPNTSTPMNYSSSSPGNYGGPPGSTGPPGPGTPIMPSPQDSSNSGGENMYTMMKPVPGGNMPGDFPMSGGPEGGPMGPMGPNTMGPVLNGDGLDGMKNSPANGGPGTPREDSGSGMGDYNLGGFGGPGENDQTESAAILKIKESMQEEAKRFEKDSDHPDYYIQ encoded by the exons ATGTACGCAAAGGGAAAGGGGACTACGGTACCCTCAGATTCTCAAGCGAGAGAAAA gTTAGCCCTGTATGTGTACGAGTACTTATTACATGTTGGTGCACAAAAGGCGGCGCAGACATTTTTGTCAGAG ATACGATGGGAAAAAAATATCACTCTTGGTGAACCGCCCGGATTTTTGCATTCTTGGTGGTG TGTATTTTGGGACCTATATTCAGCAGCACCAGAACGACGAGATTCCTGTGAACACAGCAATGAAGCTAAAGCTTTTCATGATTAT GGTTTTGTGAATAGTGGTTATGGTGTTAATGGCATTGCCCAT AATGCTGGTCCAGCGCCTTCACCTATAGGACAAATGCCACCTAACGATGGTATGCCTGGTGGTCCAATGCCTCCTGCTTTCTTTCCA TTCATGGGTCCTCGATATCCTGCTGGACCAAGACCTGGAGTACGTATGCCACAAATGGGAAATGATTTTAATGGG ccaCCTGGACAACCGATGATGCCAAATAGTATGGACCCAACTAGGCAAG CTCCTCCAGGCATGAATCCTATGAATCCAAGGATGAATCCTCCACGAGGACCAGGAATGGGTCCAATGGGACCGGGAAGTTACGGACCTGGAATGAGAGGACCACCACCTAATAGTAGTTTGGGACCTGGAGGTCCAGGAGGCCCTGGTATGCCTCCAATGAGTATGGCTGGACCAGGAGGTAGACAACAATGGCAACCTAATACATCCACG ccAATGAATTATTCATCATCATCACCTGGTAATTACGGGGGTCCACCTGGTTCAACAGGTCCTCCAGGCCCAGGTACACCAATTATGCCCAGCCCTCAAGATAGTAGTAATAGCGGTGgtgaaaatatgtataccaTGATGAAACCTGTACCTGGAGGAAATATGCCTGGT GATTTTCCAATGAGTGGTGGGCCAGAAGGTGGTCCGATGGGTCCTATGGGACCAAACACAATGGGTCCTGTGTTGAATGGTGATGGCCTTGATGGAATGAAAAACAGTCCTGCTAACGGTGGTCCTGGGACACCTCGGGAAGATAGTGGAAGTGGAATGGGTGATTATAATCTGGGTGGTTTTGGAGGCCCTGGTGAAAAT
- the LOC132906874 gene encoding single-stranded DNA-binding protein 3 isoform X3 produces MYAKGKGTTVPSDSQAREKLALYVYEYLLHVGAQKAAQTFLSEIRWEKNITLGEPPGFLHSWWCVFWDLYSAAPERRDSCEHSNEAKAFHDYGFVNSGYGVNGIAHNAGPAPSPIGQMPPNDGMPGGPMPPAFFPNNSTMRPSPPTHPSSQPSPQHPQPPPPPHSQMMSTQFMGPRYPAGPRPGVRMPQMGNDFNGPPGQPMMPNSMDPTRQGEAGEFVGWQAPPGMNPMNPRMNPPRGPGMGPMGPGSYGPGMRGPPPNSSLGPGGPGGPGMPPMSMAGPGGRQQWQPNTSTPMNYSSSSPGNYGGPPGSTGPPGPGTPIMPSPQDSSNSGGENMYTMMKPVPGGNMPGDFPMSGGPEGGPMGPMGPNTMGPVLNGDGLDGMKNSPANGGPGTPREDSGSGMGDYNLGGFGGPGENLGERITWQNGRMEKLMDYIW; encoded by the exons ATGTACGCAAAGGGAAAGGGGACTACGGTACCCTCAGATTCTCAAGCGAGAGAAAA gTTAGCCCTGTATGTGTACGAGTACTTATTACATGTTGGTGCACAAAAGGCGGCGCAGACATTTTTGTCAGAG ATACGATGGGAAAAAAATATCACTCTTGGTGAACCGCCCGGATTTTTGCATTCTTGGTGGTG TGTATTTTGGGACCTATATTCAGCAGCACCAGAACGACGAGATTCCTGTGAACACAGCAATGAAGCTAAAGCTTTTCATGATTAT GGTTTTGTGAATAGTGGTTATGGTGTTAATGGCATTGCCCAT AATGCTGGTCCAGCGCCTTCACCTATAGGACAAATGCCACCTAACGATGGTATGCCTGGTGGTCCAATGCCTCCTGCTTTCTTTCCA AACAACTCGACAATGCGACCATCTCCGCCCACACACCCCTCATCACAGCCATCCCCCCAGCACCCCCAGCCACCCCCGCCTCCACACTCGCAGATGATGTCCACTCAG TTCATGGGTCCTCGATATCCTGCTGGACCAAGACCTGGAGTACGTATGCCACAAATGGGAAATGATTTTAATGGG ccaCCTGGACAACCGATGATGCCAAATAGTATGGACCCAACTAGGCAAG GCGAAGCTGGAGAATTTGTAGGGTGGCAAG CTCCTCCAGGCATGAATCCTATGAATCCAAGGATGAATCCTCCACGAGGACCAGGAATGGGTCCAATGGGACCGGGAAGTTACGGACCTGGAATGAGAGGACCACCACCTAATAGTAGTTTGGGACCTGGAGGTCCAGGAGGCCCTGGTATGCCTCCAATGAGTATGGCTGGACCAGGAGGTAGACAACAATGGCAACCTAATACATCCACG ccAATGAATTATTCATCATCATCACCTGGTAATTACGGGGGTCCACCTGGTTCAACAGGTCCTCCAGGCCCAGGTACACCAATTATGCCCAGCCCTCAAGATAGTAGTAATAGCGGTGgtgaaaatatgtataccaTGATGAAACCTGTACCTGGAGGAAATATGCCTGGT GATTTTCCAATGAGTGGTGGGCCAGAAGGTGGTCCGATGGGTCCTATGGGACCAAACACAATGGGTCCTGTGTTGAATGGTGATGGCCTTGATGGAATGAAAAACAGTCCTGCTAACGGTGGTCCTGGGACACCTCGGGAAGATAGTGGAAGTGGAATGGGTGATTATAATCTGGGTGGTTTTGGAGGCCCTGGTGAAAAT
- the LOC132906874 gene encoding single-stranded DNA-binding protein 3 isoform X4, with translation MLALYVYEYLLHVGAQKAAQTFLSEIRWEKNITLGEPPGFLHSWWCVFWDLYSAAPERRDSCEHSNEAKAFHDYGFVNSGYGVNGIAHNAGPAPSPIGQMPPNDGMPGGPMPPAFFPNNSTMRPSPPTHPSSQPSPQHPQPPPPPHSQMMSTQFMGPRYPAGPRPGVRMPQMGNDFNGPPGQPMMPNSMDPTRQGEAGEFVGWQAPPGMNPMNPRMNPPRGPGMGPMGPGSYGPGMRGPPPNSSLGPGGPGGPGMPPMSMAGPGGRQQWQPNTSTPMNYSSSSPGNYGGPPGSTGPPGPGTPIMPSPQDSSNSGGENMYTMMKPVPGGNMPGDFPMSGGPEGGPMGPMGPNTMGPVLNGDGLDGMKNSPANGGPGTPREDSGSGMGDYNLGGFGGPGENDQTESAAILKIKESMQEEAKRFEKDSDHPDYYIQ, from the exons at gTTAGCCCTGTATGTGTACGAGTACTTATTACATGTTGGTGCACAAAAGGCGGCGCAGACATTTTTGTCAGAG ATACGATGGGAAAAAAATATCACTCTTGGTGAACCGCCCGGATTTTTGCATTCTTGGTGGTG TGTATTTTGGGACCTATATTCAGCAGCACCAGAACGACGAGATTCCTGTGAACACAGCAATGAAGCTAAAGCTTTTCATGATTAT GGTTTTGTGAATAGTGGTTATGGTGTTAATGGCATTGCCCAT AATGCTGGTCCAGCGCCTTCACCTATAGGACAAATGCCACCTAACGATGGTATGCCTGGTGGTCCAATGCCTCCTGCTTTCTTTCCA AACAACTCGACAATGCGACCATCTCCGCCCACACACCCCTCATCACAGCCATCCCCCCAGCACCCCCAGCCACCCCCGCCTCCACACTCGCAGATGATGTCCACTCAG TTCATGGGTCCTCGATATCCTGCTGGACCAAGACCTGGAGTACGTATGCCACAAATGGGAAATGATTTTAATGGG ccaCCTGGACAACCGATGATGCCAAATAGTATGGACCCAACTAGGCAAG GCGAAGCTGGAGAATTTGTAGGGTGGCAAG CTCCTCCAGGCATGAATCCTATGAATCCAAGGATGAATCCTCCACGAGGACCAGGAATGGGTCCAATGGGACCGGGAAGTTACGGACCTGGAATGAGAGGACCACCACCTAATAGTAGTTTGGGACCTGGAGGTCCAGGAGGCCCTGGTATGCCTCCAATGAGTATGGCTGGACCAGGAGGTAGACAACAATGGCAACCTAATACATCCACG ccAATGAATTATTCATCATCATCACCTGGTAATTACGGGGGTCCACCTGGTTCAACAGGTCCTCCAGGCCCAGGTACACCAATTATGCCCAGCCCTCAAGATAGTAGTAATAGCGGTGgtgaaaatatgtataccaTGATGAAACCTGTACCTGGAGGAAATATGCCTGGT GATTTTCCAATGAGTGGTGGGCCAGAAGGTGGTCCGATGGGTCCTATGGGACCAAACACAATGGGTCCTGTGTTGAATGGTGATGGCCTTGATGGAATGAAAAACAGTCCTGCTAACGGTGGTCCTGGGACACCTCGGGAAGATAGTGGAAGTGGAATGGGTGATTATAATCTGGGTGGTTTTGGAGGCCCTGGTGAAAAT